In Mytilus edulis chromosome 7, xbMytEdul2.2, whole genome shotgun sequence, a single genomic region encodes these proteins:
- the LOC139481020 gene encoding leukocyte elastase inhibitor-like: MSQQQELSKMNSAFEKLVLEFSLPLYQALDKEGNVFMSPYSVSAALMLLLLGTDGDTKTELESALNLQGQTGSSAHEGYNSLHNKLCSKSGNGVLVAIANRLFSKLGVDLKTNFTDAAKKYYGSEVQLMDFENKAEEARIQINSWIEKQTNDKIKDLLSPNLLTKDTLMVLTNAIYFKGDWELKFDEKSTSRQSFHVDDENVIEVDMMFGKKKVMSNEFDEMDCKCLQLPYKGDTLSMLIILPNKKMGLEVLESNLTVSTLQKAIDSTYKQDTNISIPKFKIEATFDLTKVLPKLGITKIFDTSADFSGIYQDGGKDVYVSDAIHKAFVEVNEEGTEAAAATALVMTRMMMPLPPFEFRADHPFLFFIRENESGTILFMGRYSKPT; the protein is encoded by the coding sequence ATGTCTCAGCAACAAGAACTGTCGAAAATGAATAGTGCGTTCGAGAAATTGGTTCTTGAATTCTCTTTACCACTGTATCAAGCATTAGACAAAGAAGGAAATGTGTTTATGTCACCGTACAGTGTATCTGCTGCCTTGATGTTACTTCTTTTGGGAACGGATGGTGACACTAAAACAGAATTAGAATCTGCTTTAAACCTTCAGGGACAAACAGGTTCTTCTGCCCATGAAGGATACAATTCACTGCATAATAAACTGTGTTCTAAATCAGGAAATGGTGTACTAGTGGCAATAGCCAATAGATTATTTTCGAAACTAGGAGTagatttgaagacaaatttcacCGATGCTGCTAAGAAATATTATGGCAGTGAAGTACAACTCATGGACTTTGAAAACAAAGCGGAAGAAGCAAGAATTCAGATTAACTCTTGGATAGAAAAACAAACCAACGATAAGATTAAGGATCTCCTTTCTCCGAATCTTCTGACTAAGGATACACTGATGGTTTTAACAAATGCTATATATTTTAAAGGCGATTGGGAGctcaaatttgatgaaaaaagtacTTCGAGGCAATCATTTCACGTGGACGACGAAAATGTGATCGAAGTAGATATGATGTTTGGTAAAAAGAAAGTTATGTCCAATGAATTTGACGAGATGGATTGTAAGTGTTTGCAACTGCCATACAAAGGGGACACACTTTCTATGTTGATTATTCTACCAAACAAAAAGATGGGTTTGGAAGTGTTAGAAAGTAATCTGACCGTTTCGACATTACAAAAAGCCATTGACAGTACTTATAAACAGGACACAAACATTTCAATACCGAAGTTTAAAATTGAGGCTACGTTTGATCTTACTAAAGTTTTACCAAAGCTTGGCATCACAAAAATATTCGATACTAGTGCTGACTTTAGTGGAATCTATCAAGATGGTGGGAAAGATGTTTATGTGAGCGACGCCATACACAAAGCTTTCGTTGAAGTGAACGAGGAAGGAACAGAAGCCGCTGCTGCCACTGCCCTTGTAATGACCCGGATGATGATGCCACTTCCGCCATTTGAGTTTAGAGCAGACCATCCGTTCTTGTTTTTCATCCGTGAAAATGAATCTGGAACAATACTTTTCATGGGTAGATATTCAAAGCCGACATAA